The Anolis carolinensis isolate JA03-04 chromosome 2, rAnoCar3.1.pri, whole genome shotgun sequence genome has a window encoding:
- the ccno gene encoding cyclin-O — MVARLASQQRPCKRRRAEEDATPAERRPGPGPEEPRAPVKRRSPPRERLSSPLRGRALAPLERQAFREYGPSWYRFRKALEERFQPRDPLALQPQVTAEARCKLISWLIPVHKHFGFSFESLCLAVNTLDRFLTTTPVAADCFQLLGVTSLLISCKQVEVHPPKVKQLLALCCDTFSHQQLCNLECIILSKLHFNLSAPTISFFLDYFTHMRIESCESDAWEASCAKTLAKGVAELSLADYAFNKYMPSLLAICCLGLADQMLQHQKPLDLKLSDYPEGVMQDCLDKLHLLVSLNEDSLPLVLPPEISDQCLHLEK, encoded by the exons ATGGTGGCCCGCCTTGCCAGCCAGCAGCGCCCTTGCAAGCGGCGCAGGGCCGAGGAGGACGCGACCCCCGCGGAGAGGAGGCCCGGGCCCGGCCCGGAGGAGCCCCGCGCCCCGGTCAAGCGGAGGAGCCCGCCGAGGGAGCGGCTCTCCTCTCCCCTCCGTGGCCGGGCCCTCGCCCCTCTGGAGCGGCAGGCCTTCCGCGAATACGGGCCCAGCTGGTACCGCTTCCGAAAGGCTCTGGAGGAGCGCTTCCAGCCGCGGGACCCGCTCGCCCTCCAGCCCCAA GTAACTGCAGAGGCCCGGTGCAAACTGATCAGCTGGCTCATTCCAGTGCATAAGCACTTTGGCTTCTCTTTTGAATCCTTGTGCCTGGCTGTGAACACTCTCGACCGCTTCCTCACCACCACCCCAGTGGCTGCAGACTGCTTCCAGCTCTTAGGGGTCACCTCACTCTTAATCTCTTGCAAACAG GTGGAAGTGCACCCACCCAAAGTGAAACAGCTCCTGGCCCTTTGCTGCGACACTTTCTCTCACCAACAGCTCTGCAACCTGGAGTGCATCATTCTGAGCAAGCTCCACTTTAACCTGTCAGCCCCTACCATCAGTTTCTTCTTGGACTACTTCACTCATATGCGGATAGAGTCTTGTGAGTCTGATGCCTGGGAGGCCAGCTGTGCCAAAACTTTGGCAAAAGGTGTGGCTGAACTTAGCCTGGCTGACTATGCTTTTAACAAATATATGCCTTCCTTGTTGGCAATTTGCTGCTTGGGACTGGCTGACCAGATGTTGCAGCATCAGAAACCACTGGACTTGAAGTTAAGTGACTATCCTGAGGGAGTAATGCAAGATTGTCTGGACAAGCTGCATTTACTGGTGTCTTTGAATGAGGATTCTTTGCCTCTAGTGCTACCCCCTGAGATTTCAGATCAGTGTCTGCATTTAGAAAAATGA